In one uncultured Devosia sp. genomic region, the following are encoded:
- a CDS encoding mannitol dehydrogenase family protein, whose product MTTKLSAAALPEITTAAVPAYDRNALKAGIVHFGVGNFHRAHQAVYLDDLFATGSDHDWALIGAGVRDADEAMRQKLKAQDWLTTVVEQEADSSAARVTGGMIDYLKPGDTAAIIEQLADPAIRIVSLTITEGGYYIDPASQKFDPTHPNIAWDAKNIDAPKTVFGLIVAGLRLRRQRGIATFTVMSCDNIPGNGHVTQNAILGLANLVDPILAIEWGETVAFPNGMVDRITPATSPREIALLAENFGIDDAWPVFCENFKQWVLEDNFPAGRPALEKVGVQFVEDVAPYEHMKIRILNGGHATIAYPAGLMDIHFVHEAMENELVSAFLTKVEQDEIIPIVPPVPDTNLEDYYALCQTRFSNPKIGDTIRRLALDGSNRQPKFIIPSALDRVQSGQSVSGLALVSALWCRYCYGETDSGAVIEPNDPSWDRLTAQSRLAKDNPAAWLEMADIYGDLARDPTFAAAFTKALTTLWEIGTKATLERYLANTL is encoded by the coding sequence ATGACCACCAAACTTTCCGCCGCTGCCCTTCCCGAGATCACCACGGCTGCCGTCCCAGCCTACGACCGCAATGCCTTGAAAGCCGGCATCGTCCATTTCGGTGTCGGCAATTTCCACCGCGCCCATCAGGCCGTCTATCTCGATGATCTCTTCGCCACTGGCAGCGATCACGACTGGGCCCTGATCGGCGCCGGTGTCCGCGACGCCGACGAGGCCATGCGCCAGAAACTCAAGGCGCAGGATTGGCTGACCACAGTTGTCGAACAGGAAGCCGACAGCAGCGCCGCCCGCGTCACCGGCGGCATGATCGACTATCTCAAGCCCGGCGATACCGCTGCCATCATCGAACAGCTGGCCGATCCGGCCATCCGCATCGTCTCCCTCACCATCACCGAGGGCGGCTACTACATCGACCCCGCTTCCCAGAAGTTCGATCCAACCCATCCCAACATCGCCTGGGATGCGAAAAACATCGACGCGCCCAAGACCGTTTTCGGCCTCATCGTCGCCGGCCTGCGCCTGCGTCGTCAGCGCGGCATAGCGACCTTTACCGTCATGAGCTGCGACAACATCCCGGGCAACGGACATGTCACGCAAAACGCTATCCTGGGGTTAGCCAATCTGGTCGATCCGATACTGGCGATCGAATGGGGTGAGACTGTCGCCTTTCCAAACGGCATGGTCGACCGCATCACCCCCGCCACCTCGCCGCGCGAAATCGCGCTGCTGGCGGAAAACTTCGGCATCGACGACGCCTGGCCGGTCTTTTGCGAAAACTTCAAGCAATGGGTGCTGGAAGACAATTTCCCCGCCGGCCGTCCGGCGCTGGAAAAGGTCGGCGTCCAGTTCGTCGAGGATGTCGCGCCCTACGAGCACATGAAGATCCGCATTCTCAACGGCGGCCACGCCACCATCGCCTATCCGGCCGGCCTGATGGACATTCACTTCGTCCACGAGGCCATGGAAAACGAGCTGGTCTCGGCCTTCCTCACCAAGGTCGAGCAGGACGAAATCATCCCCATCGTGCCCCCCGTGCCCGATACAAATCTGGAAGACTATTACGCCCTCTGCCAGACGCGCTTTTCCAATCCCAAGATCGGCGACACCATCCGGCGTCTCGCCCTGGACGGCTCCAATCGCCAGCCAAAATTCATCATCCCATCCGCACTGGATCGCGTTCAAAGTGGACAATCCGTTAGCGGATTGGCCCTCGTAAGCGCCCTCTGGTGCCGCTACTGCTACGGCGAAACCGACAGCGGCGCGGTCATCGAACCCAACGACCCCAGCTGGGATCGCCTCACCGCCCAGAGCAGGCTGGCCAAGGATAATCCCGCCGCCTGGCTCGAAATGGCCGACATCTACGGCGACCTTGCCAGGGACCCCACCTTCGCCGCCGCCTTCACCAAGGCCCTGACAACGCTCTGGGAAATCGGCACCAAGGCAACCCTGGAGCGGTATCTGGCCAACACTCTCTGA
- a CDS encoding ABC transporter ATP-binding protein produces MGSISLRNVKKSFGEVHIIPDISLDIKDGEFVVFVGPSGCGKSTLLRLIAGLEDTTGGTILLDGEDMTKAPPARRGLAMVFQSYALYPHMTVRDNIAFPLKMAKASQAEIDKKVEYAARTLNLSSYLDRRPRALSGGQRQRVAIGRAIVREPKAFLFDEPLSNLDAALRVNMRLEITELHQQLKTTMIYVTHDQVEAMTMADRIVVLNAGNVEQFGSPLDLYKKPANRFVAGFIGSPKMNFVDGPEAAKHNAHSIGVRPEHVAISKTTVPGAWKGKVGVAEQLGSDTFLHVHVDGMELMTVRTDGDQTFNHGDDVYLTPDPTRIYKFDAAGKAI; encoded by the coding sequence ATGGGCTCTATCTCACTCCGCAACGTCAAGAAGTCCTTCGGCGAGGTCCACATCATCCCGGACATTTCGCTCGATATCAAAGACGGCGAATTCGTCGTCTTCGTCGGCCCCTCGGGCTGCGGCAAGTCTACCCTGCTGCGCCTGATCGCCGGCCTCGAAGACACCACCGGCGGCACCATCCTGCTCGATGGCGAGGACATGACCAAGGCGCCGCCCGCCCGTCGCGGCCTCGCCATGGTGTTCCAGTCCTATGCGCTCTATCCGCATATGACCGTGCGCGACAACATCGCCTTCCCGCTGAAAATGGCCAAGGCCAGCCAGGCCGAGATCGACAAGAAGGTCGAATACGCCGCCCGCACGCTGAACCTTTCCTCCTATCTCGATCGCCGTCCGCGCGCCCTGTCCGGCGGCCAGCGCCAGCGCGTCGCCATCGGTCGCGCCATCGTGCGTGAACCCAAGGCCTTCCTGTTCGACGAACCCTTGTCGAACCTCGACGCCGCGCTCCGCGTCAACATGCGCCTCGAAATCACCGAGCTGCACCAGCAGCTCAAGACCACCATGATCTACGTCACCCACGACCAGGTCGAGGCCATGACCATGGCCGACCGCATCGTCGTGCTCAATGCCGGCAATGTGGAGCAGTTCGGCTCCCCGCTCGATCTCTACAAGAAGCCCGCCAACCGCTTCGTCGCCGGTTTCATCGGCTCGCCCAAGATGAACTTTGTCGACGGTCCGGAAGCCGCAAAGCACAACGCCCATTCGATCGGCGTCCGCCCCGAACACGTCGCCATCTCCAAGACCACCGTCCCTGGCGCCTGGAAGGGCAAGGTCGGTGTTGCCGAACAGCTCGGCTCCGACACCTTCCTCCACGTCCATGTCGACGGCATGGAACTGATGACCGTCCGCACCGACGGCGACCAGACCTTCAACCACGGCGACGACGTCTACCTCACGCCCGACCCCACCCGCATCTACAAGTTCGATGCGGCAGGCAAAGCAATCTGA
- a CDS encoding carbohydrate ABC transporter permease: protein MARNVAVQTRIGFTILAWAIALLLFSPILWVLLTAFKTEAEAIAASPTFFPQTFTLENFGAVQDRSDYFKHATNSILVSVGSTLLGLVIGIPAAWAMAFAPTKRTKDVLMWMLSTKMMPAVGVLIPIYLIFRDLRLLDTVHGLTLIMTLINLPIIIWMLYTYFKEIPVDILEAARMDGAELWNEIVHVLVPMAVPGIASTLLLNVILAWNEAFWTITLTSGRAGTLTAFISSFSSPQGLFLAKLSAASLLAIAPILLMGWFSQKQLVRGLTFGAVK, encoded by the coding sequence ATGGCACGCAACGTCGCAGTTCAGACCCGCATCGGCTTCACCATCCTGGCCTGGGCCATCGCGCTCCTGCTGTTCTCGCCCATTCTCTGGGTGCTTCTGACGGCCTTCAAGACCGAGGCCGAGGCGATCGCCGCCTCGCCCACCTTCTTCCCCCAGACCTTCACGCTCGAAAACTTCGGCGCCGTGCAGGATCGATCGGACTATTTCAAGCACGCCACCAATTCGATCCTGGTTTCGGTCGGGTCGACCCTGCTGGGCCTCGTCATCGGCATTCCCGCCGCCTGGGCCATGGCCTTTGCGCCCACCAAGCGCACCAAGGATGTGTTGATGTGGATGCTCTCCACCAAGATGATGCCTGCCGTCGGCGTGCTGATCCCGATCTACCTGATCTTCCGCGACCTGCGCCTGCTCGACACCGTGCATGGCCTGACGCTGATCATGACCCTGATCAACCTGCCCATCATCATCTGGATGCTCTACACCTACTTCAAGGAAATCCCGGTCGATATCCTTGAAGCTGCCCGCATGGATGGTGCCGAGCTCTGGAACGAGATCGTCCACGTCCTCGTCCCCATGGCCGTGCCCGGCATCGCCTCGACCCTGCTGCTCAACGTGATCCTTGCCTGGAACGAAGCCTTCTGGACCATCACGCTGACCTCGGGCCGCGCCGGGACGCTCACCGCCTTCATCTCCTCCTTCTCCAGCCCGCAAGGTCTGTTCCTTGCCAAGCTGTCGGCGGCATCGCTGCTCGCCATCGCGCCGATCCTGCTCATGGGCTGGTTCAGCCAGAAACAACTCGTCCGCGGCCTCACCTTCGGCGCTGTGAAATAA
- a CDS encoding sugar ABC transporter permease: MATAQTRNLSRIMMAPAVIVLLIWMIVPLVMTLWFSFQNYSLINPMMTGFAGWANYIYVIGDPSFTQSLVNTLILVGGVLLITIIGGIFLALLLDQPIWGQGILRIIVISPFFVMPPVAALIWKNGFMHPGYGMLGHLWKFFGLQPVDWFNQYPLFSVIVIVAWQWLPFATLILLTALQSLSEEQREAAEMDGANAANRFRYIILPHMARSITIVILIQTIFLLGIFAEIRVTTGGGPGYASTNIAFLVFRTGILSNDIGAGSAGGVVAVIIANVVAFFLMRAVGKNLDA, from the coding sequence ATGGCCACCGCACAGACCCGCAATCTCTCTCGCATCATGATGGCGCCTGCCGTCATCGTCCTGCTCATCTGGATGATCGTGCCGCTGGTCATGACCCTGTGGTTCTCCTTCCAGAACTACAGCCTGATCAATCCCATGATGACCGGCTTCGCCGGCTGGGCGAACTATATCTACGTCATCGGCGACCCCAGCTTTACCCAGTCGCTGGTCAACACGCTGATCCTCGTCGGCGGCGTGCTGCTGATCACCATCATCGGCGGCATCTTCCTGGCGCTCCTGCTCGACCAGCCCATCTGGGGCCAGGGCATTCTGCGCATCATCGTTATCTCGCCCTTCTTCGTCATGCCGCCCGTCGCGGCGCTGATCTGGAAGAACGGTTTCATGCATCCCGGCTACGGCATGCTGGGTCACCTCTGGAAATTCTTCGGCCTCCAGCCGGTCGACTGGTTCAACCAGTACCCGCTGTTCTCGGTCATCGTCATCGTCGCCTGGCAATGGCTGCCCTTTGCGACCCTGATCCTGCTCACCGCCCTCCAGTCGCTCTCCGAAGAGCAGCGCGAGGCGGCGGAAATGGACGGCGCCAATGCGGCCAACCGTTTCCGCTACATCATCCTGCCGCACATGGCCCGCTCGATCACCATCGTGATCCTGATCCAGACCATTTTCCTGCTCGGCATCTTTGCGGAAATCCGCGTCACCACCGGCGGCGGCCCCGGCTATGCCTCCACCAACATTGCCTTCCTCGTCTTCCGCACCGGCATCCTGTCCAACGACATCGGTGCCGGCTCCGCGGGTGGCGTCGTCGCCGTCATCATCGCCAACGTGGTCGCATTCTTCCTGATGCGCGCCGTGGGGAAAAACCTCGATGCATAG
- a CDS encoding sugar ABC transporter substrate-binding protein: protein MKLTPILVGAFTLALAASASAQTLTIATVNNGDMVRMQGLSSAFTEETGIELNWVVLEENTLRQNVTTDIATNGGQYDVMTIGTYEAPIWAKQGWLKPLDGLAANAEYDVDDLLPAIRDGLSSEGKLYAAPFYGESSFIMYRKDLMEKAGLEMPEAPTWEFIGEAARAMTDRSADINGICLRGKAGWGENMAFLTAMSNSFGARWFDENWKPQFDQPEWKSTLDTYLSLMTDAGPSGASSNGFNENLTLFQQGKCGMWIDATVAASFVTNPDDSTVADQVGFALAPDNGLGKRGNWLWAWSLAIPASSQNAEAAEQFIDWATNKDYLATVAAQDGWANVPPGTRTSLYENADYQAAAPFAKMTLDSINAANPSEPTVKPVPYVGVQFVAIPEFAGIGTNVGQLFSAALAGQMSADDALAQAQEATTRDMTRAGYIK from the coding sequence ATGAAACTGACACCCATTCTCGTGGGCGCGTTCACCCTTGCGCTGGCAGCTTCTGCCTCGGCGCAGACGCTCACCATCGCCACCGTCAACAATGGCGACATGGTCCGCATGCAGGGCCTCTCCTCGGCTTTCACCGAGGAAACCGGAATTGAACTCAACTGGGTCGTGCTGGAAGAAAATACCCTTCGCCAGAACGTCACCACCGACATCGCCACCAATGGCGGCCAGTATGACGTGATGACCATCGGCACCTACGAAGCCCCGATCTGGGCCAAGCAGGGTTGGCTGAAGCCCCTCGACGGCCTCGCCGCCAATGCCGAATACGACGTCGATGACCTGCTCCCGGCCATCCGCGACGGCCTCTCCTCCGAAGGCAAGCTCTATGCAGCCCCCTTCTATGGCGAAAGCTCCTTCATCATGTACCGCAAGGACCTGATGGAAAAAGCCGGCCTCGAAATGCCCGAAGCCCCGACCTGGGAATTCATCGGCGAAGCCGCCCGCGCCATGACGGATCGGTCTGCGGATATCAATGGCATCTGCCTCCGCGGCAAGGCCGGCTGGGGCGAGAACATGGCTTTCCTCACCGCCATGTCCAACTCCTTCGGCGCCCGCTGGTTCGACGAAAACTGGAAGCCCCAGTTTGATCAGCCGGAATGGAAGTCGACCCTCGACACCTATCTCTCGCTGATGACCGATGCCGGCCCGTCCGGCGCCTCGTCCAACGGCTTCAACGAAAACCTCACCCTGTTCCAGCAGGGCAAGTGCGGCATGTGGATCGATGCCACCGTCGCCGCATCCTTCGTCACTAACCCCGATGACTCCACCGTCGCTGATCAGGTTGGCTTTGCCCTCGCGCCCGACAATGGTCTGGGCAAGCGCGGCAACTGGCTCTGGGCATGGTCGCTGGCTATCCCGGCGTCCTCGCAGAATGCCGAGGCTGCCGAGCAGTTCATCGATTGGGCAACAAACAAGGACTATCTGGCAACCGTCGCCGCACAGGACGGCTGGGCCAACGTTCCCCCGGGCACCCGCACCTCGCTCTACGAGAATGCGGACTACCAGGCTGCCGCACCCTTCGCCAAGATGACGCTGGACTCCATCAACGCCGCCAATCCGAGCGAACCCACCGTCAAGCCGGTCCCCTATGTCGGCGTGCAGTTCGTCGCCATTCCCGAGTTTGCCGGTATCGGCACCAATGTCGGCCAGCTCTTCTCGGCCGCCCTTGCTGGCCAGATGTCGGCTGACGACGCCCTGGCCCAGGCTCAGGAAGCAACCACCCGCGACATGACCCGCGCTGGTTACATCAAGTAG
- a CDS encoding sugar-binding transcriptional regulator, with product MAQRIETSTTRLDDAARAGWLYYVAGNTQEEIASKLGISRQSAQRLVSLSVSEGLIKVRLDHPIGHCMDLASRLKSRFALDLVEIVPSDPASDSTINGVAQAAAAEIERWLKRPEPIVMAVGTGRTLKAAVEQLMPMEAPHHKVVSLTGNIAPDGSAAYYNVIFNMADTVKARSFPMPLPVIASSARERELLHAQPMIRETLTLAAKADVTFVGLGDIGPEAPLYLDGFISDAELKALQKAGAVGEICGWSFDADGKLIDGITNDRVASAPLPSREQSLVVAIAMGKRKLPGIRATLNRRLVNGLITDERTAEGLLSA from the coding sequence ATGGCGCAGCGCATCGAGACATCGACGACACGACTGGATGACGCGGCCCGCGCCGGCTGGCTCTACTACGTGGCCGGCAATACCCAGGAAGAGATCGCCAGCAAGCTCGGCATTTCCCGCCAGTCCGCCCAGCGCCTCGTTTCGCTCTCGGTCAGCGAGGGCCTGATCAAGGTCCGCCTCGACCACCCCATCGGCCATTGCATGGATCTGGCGTCCCGGCTCAAGTCCCGCTTCGCCCTCGACCTCGTCGAAATCGTCCCCTCGGACCCTGCCAGTGATTCCACCATCAATGGCGTCGCCCAGGCCGCCGCCGCCGAAATCGAACGCTGGCTCAAGCGCCCCGAGCCGATCGTCATGGCCGTCGGCACCGGCCGCACGCTCAAGGCTGCCGTCGAACAGCTGATGCCCATGGAAGCGCCGCACCACAAGGTCGTCTCCCTCACCGGCAATATCGCCCCCGATGGTTCGGCCGCCTATTACAACGTCATCTTCAACATGGCCGACACGGTGAAGGCCCGCTCCTTCCCCATGCCCCTGCCGGTCATCGCCTCCTCGGCCCGCGAGCGCGAACTGCTCCATGCCCAGCCCATGATTCGCGAAACCCTGACCCTTGCCGCCAAGGCCGACGTCACCTTTGTCGGTCTCGGCGATATCGGCCCCGAAGCCCCCCTTTATCTCGACGGCTTCATTTCCGACGCCGAGCTGAAAGCCTTGCAGAAAGCTGGCGCGGTCGGTGAAATCTGCGGCTGGAGCTTTGATGCCGACGGCAAGCTCATCGACGGCATCACCAATGATCGCGTCGCCTCTGCCCCCCTGCCCTCCCGAGAACAGTCGCTGGTCGTGGCAATTGCTATGGGCAAGCGCAAATTGCCCGGCATCCGCGCCACGTTGAACCGGCGCTTGGTGAACGGTTTGATAACAGACGAACGCACCGCCGAAGGCCTGCTCTCCGCCTGA
- a CDS encoding FadR/GntR family transcriptional regulator, with amino-acid sequence MTHPDGAFAPDQPTAAMAVADKLARIILGELSPGVSLPSEAELANQYDVSRLTIREAVKLLEGRGLLALARGRKAVVREPTGAAFTDFLTSVIRYDPKGLFDLIEVRLSLEVQSATLAAKRATRAGIAAIEGELEGMRIALGEPGATMTHEQEVAFHTHDVGFHEAVALASGNRVLGYLFEAMATPLREGFFISRRGHEQRGHTLHDTILAHQRIVDCVKAGNGRAAAEAMRVHLKDTERDIRAALSKLALGKGPPS; translated from the coding sequence GTGACACATCCGGACGGGGCCTTCGCCCCCGATCAGCCGACTGCCGCCATGGCCGTCGCCGACAAGCTGGCGCGCATCATCCTGGGCGAACTCAGCCCCGGCGTCAGCCTGCCCAGCGAGGCCGAGCTCGCCAACCAATATGACGTCAGCCGCCTCACCATCCGCGAGGCCGTCAAGCTCCTTGAGGGACGCGGCCTGCTCGCTTTGGCCCGCGGCCGCAAGGCCGTCGTGCGCGAACCGACCGGCGCCGCCTTCACCGATTTCCTGACCTCCGTCATTCGCTACGATCCCAAGGGCCTGTTCGACTTGATCGAGGTCCGCCTCTCGCTTGAGGTTCAGTCCGCGACGCTGGCCGCCAAGCGCGCCACCCGCGCCGGCATTGCCGCCATCGAGGGGGAGCTCGAAGGCATGCGCATCGCCCTGGGCGAACCGGGCGCCACCATGACCCACGAGCAGGAAGTTGCCTTCCACACCCATGATGTCGGCTTCCACGAAGCCGTGGCGCTGGCCAGCGGCAATCGCGTGCTCGGCTATCTCTTCGAGGCCATGGCCACGCCCCTGCGCGAAGGCTTCTTCATCAGCCGCCGCGGCCACGAACAGCGCGGCCACACGCTCCACGACACCATCCTCGCCCATCAGCGTATTGTCGATTGCGTCAAGGCCGGCAATGGCCGCGCCGCTGCCGAAGCCATGCGCGTCCATCTCAAGGACACCGAACGCGACATTCGCGCCGCCCTCAGCAAGCTCGCGCTGGGCAAAGGACCACCGTCCTGA
- the chvE gene encoding multiple monosaccharide ABC transporter substrate-binding protein, with protein sequence MKIIKTLATVLAVGAMALTASTAVFAQDKGIIGIAMPTQSSLRWISDGNELKTALEGKGYTVDLQFAEDDIPNQLAQIENMVTKGAKALVIGSIDGTTLSAVLQQAADAGIKVVAYDRLIRDTANVDLYTTFDNFQVGVLQANSVVKGLKERFPDTKPWNVELFGGSPDDNNAFFFYDGAMSVLQPMIDSGDIVVKSGQQGMDTVGTLRWDGAVAQARMDNILSANYSDGSTVQGVLAPYDGLSRGIISSLRGVGYGSADLPWPVISGQDAEAPSVKAIIAGEQYSTIYKDTRELAKTTADLVDTLVSGGTPENLDTTTYDNGVKVVPSVLLTPYEVDATNYQELVIDSGYLKPEDIQ encoded by the coding sequence GTGAAGATTATCAAGACGCTTGCCACCGTGCTGGCCGTCGGCGCAATGGCGCTGACCGCTTCCACCGCGGTCTTCGCCCAGGACAAGGGCATCATCGGCATCGCCATGCCGACCCAGTCCTCGCTGCGCTGGATCTCGGACGGCAATGAGCTCAAGACCGCGCTCGAAGGCAAGGGCTACACCGTCGACCTGCAGTTCGCAGAAGACGACATCCCGAACCAGCTGGCTCAGATCGAAAACATGGTCACCAAGGGCGCCAAGGCTCTCGTGATCGGTTCGATCGACGGCACCACCCTGTCGGCTGTGCTGCAGCAGGCTGCCGACGCCGGCATCAAGGTCGTTGCCTATGACCGCCTGATCCGCGACACCGCAAACGTCGACCTCTACACCACGTTCGACAACTTCCAGGTTGGCGTGCTGCAGGCCAATTCGGTCGTCAAGGGCCTCAAGGAACGCTTCCCCGACACCAAGCCGTGGAACGTCGAACTGTTCGGCGGTTCGCCGGACGACAACAACGCCTTCTTCTTCTATGATGGCGCCATGTCCGTCCTGCAGCCGATGATCGACTCGGGCGACATCGTGGTGAAGTCCGGCCAGCAGGGCATGGACACCGTTGGCACCCTGCGTTGGGACGGTGCTGTTGCACAGGCCCGCATGGACAACATCCTGTCGGCAAACTACTCGGACGGTTCGACCGTCCAGGGCGTTCTGGCTCCCTATGATGGCCTGTCGCGCGGCATCATCTCATCGCTCCGCGGCGTTGGCTACGGCTCGGCTGACCTGCCGTGGCCGGTGATCTCGGGCCAGGATGCTGAAGCTCCGTCGGTCAAGGCAATCATTGCCGGCGAACAGTATTCGACCATCTACAAGGACACCCGCGAACTGGCCAAGACCACTGCCGACCTCGTCGACACGCTGGTTTCGGGCGGCACGCCGGAAAACCTCGACACCACCACCTATGACAATGGCGTCAAGGTTGTGCCGTCGGTCCTGCTGACCCCCTATGAAGTCGATGCCACCAACTATCAGGAACTGGTCATCGACTCCGGTTACCTGAAGCCGGAAGACATCCAGTAA
- the mmsA gene encoding multiple monosaccharide ABC transporter ATP-binding protein: MSNTILEMRSITKTFPGVKALSDVNLNVQEGEIHAIVGENGAGKSTLMKVLSGVYPSGSYDGEIVYKGEVQHFKSIRDSEHKGIVIIHQELALVPLLSIAENIFLGNEQAKGGIVDWDETREGARKLLSMVGLSEDPNTLVTHIGVGKQQLVEIAKALAKEVKLLILDEPTASLSEKDSAALLDLLMEFRRQGITSILISHKLNEISKVADRITVIRDGRSIETLNKEEISEDRIITLMVGRSLDDRYPPREPNVGDVVFEVKDWSVYHPQHRDRQVIKNIGLNIRKGEVVGIAGLMGAGRTEFAMSVFGKSYGQKISGEVYVHGKKVDTSTVEKAVNNGLAYATEDRKTYGLNLIDHIKHNVTLANLFGISKGGVIDDMTEMDVANEYRKKTNIRSSSVYQVTGNLSGGNQQKVVLSKWLFSNPDVLILDEPTRGIDVGAKYEIYTIINQLAAQGKAVLVISSEMPELLGITDRVYVMNEGRLVGEMPTSEASQEKIMRAIVRAEGKAS; the protein is encoded by the coding sequence ATGAGCAATACAATTCTGGAGATGCGCAGCATCACCAAGACCTTTCCCGGCGTGAAAGCGCTGTCGGACGTCAACCTGAACGTCCAGGAAGGCGAAATCCACGCCATCGTCGGCGAGAACGGGGCCGGCAAGTCGACCCTGATGAAGGTGCTGAGCGGGGTCTATCCCTCGGGCAGCTATGACGGCGAAATCGTCTACAAGGGCGAGGTCCAGCACTTCAAGTCGATCCGCGACAGCGAGCACAAGGGCATTGTCATCATCCACCAGGAGCTGGCGCTGGTGCCGCTGCTGTCGATTGCCGAGAATATCTTCCTCGGCAACGAGCAGGCCAAGGGCGGTATCGTCGACTGGGACGAGACGCGCGAAGGCGCACGCAAGCTCTTGTCCATGGTGGGCCTTTCGGAAGACCCCAATACGCTGGTGACCCATATCGGCGTCGGCAAGCAGCAGCTGGTGGAAATCGCCAAGGCGCTGGCCAAGGAAGTCAAGCTCCTGATCCTCGACGAACCGACGGCATCGCTGTCGGAAAAGGACAGTGCGGCGCTGCTGGACCTCCTCATGGAATTCCGTCGGCAGGGCATTACCTCGATCCTGATCAGCCACAAGCTGAACGAGATTTCCAAGGTGGCCGACCGGATCACGGTGATCCGCGACGGGCGTTCGATCGAGACGCTGAACAAGGAAGAGATCTCCGAAGACCGCATCATCACGCTGATGGTGGGTCGTTCGCTCGACGACCGCTATCCGCCGCGCGAGCCTAATGTGGGCGATGTGGTTTTCGAGGTGAAGGACTGGAGCGTCTATCACCCGCAGCATCGCGACCGCCAGGTGATCAAGAATATCGGCCTCAACATCCGCAAGGGTGAAGTGGTGGGCATTGCCGGGCTGATGGGCGCGGGACGCACCGAATTCGCCATGAGCGTTTTCGGCAAGTCCTATGGCCAGAAGATCTCGGGCGAAGTCTATGTGCATGGCAAGAAGGTCGACACGTCGACCGTCGAGAAGGCCGTCAACAATGGGCTGGCCTATGCCACGGAAGACCGCAAGACTTATGGTCTGAACCTGATCGACCACATCAAGCACAATGTGACGCTGGCCAACCTGTTCGGGATCTCCAAGGGCGGCGTGATCGACGACATGACCGAAATGGATGTCGCCAACGAGTATCGCAAGAAGACCAATATCCGCTCGTCGAGCGTCTATCAGGTCACCGGGAATCTCTCGGGTGGCAACCAGCAGAAGGTCGTGCTGAGCAAGTGGCTGTTCTCCAATCCGGATGTGCTGATCCTGGATGAGCCGACGCGCGGCATCGACGTCGGTGCCAAATACGAAATCTACACCATCATCAATCAACTCGCGGCACAGGGCAAAGCCGTGCTCGTCATCTCGTCCGAGATGCCCGAGCTGCTCGGTATTACCGACCGCGTCTATGTAATGAACGAAGGCCGT